Proteins encoded by one window of Vitis riparia cultivar Riparia Gloire de Montpellier isolate 1030 chromosome 11, EGFV_Vit.rip_1.0, whole genome shotgun sequence:
- the LOC117925241 gene encoding uncharacterized protein LOC117925241, which yields MEEGRKRLGCDVSGQVSGNMALASAPSEGEGEGDSDDDIMAWLSIDEDSVVELMELLEPEVTSPIKVKFIDNPYVSTLIFQSSASYVTINGNEESCGSSFSDSEASIMASIDMGGVRVHPVSSLAGEFPAASGGGWGLGESAWAENGDGFNGWDGFEWDDDLLARFLGEDLF from the coding sequence ATGGAGGAAGGTCGAAAGAGACTTGGATGTGACGTCTCCGGTCAGGTTTCCGGGAATATGGCGCTGGCTTCGGCCCCCTCGGAGGGTGAAGGTGAGGGCGACAGCGACGATGACATCATGGCATGGCTGTCGATTGACGAGGACTCGGTTGTGGAGCTGATGGAGCTGTTGGAGCCGGAGGTGACCTCACCGATCAAGGTGAAGTTCATCGACAACCCCTACGTGTCAACGTTGATATTTCAGTCGTCGGCATCGTACGTGACCATCAACGGCAACGAGGAGAGCTGCGGGTCGTCGTTTTCCGACTCGGAGGCCTCCATCATGGCCAGCATCGACATGGGCGGCGTCAGAGTCCACCCTGTTTCCAGCTTGGCTGGGGAGTTTCCTGCAGCGAGTGGCGGCGGATGGGGTTTGGGTGAGAGTGCCTGGGCAGAGAATGGGGACGGATTCAACGGCTGGGATGGATTTGAGTGGGACGACGATTTGCTGGCAAGGTTTCTGGGTGAGGACCTCTTCTGA
- the LOC117925674 gene encoding probable polyamine oxidase 5, translating into MVAKKPRIVIIGAGMAGLTAANKLYTSTGFKDLFELCVVEGGTRIGGRINTSQFGGDRIEMGATWIHGIVGSPIHKMAQELHSLESDQPWECMDGYLDSPTTMAEGGFELGPSTVDPVSTLFKKLMDFSQGKLIEDSVCSEEVDYVKLGAKASKVSTINGGGFGKLSVGTFLRRGLDAYWASVKDREEIKGYGNWSRKLLEEAIFAMHESTQRTYTSAGDLSTLDYDAESEYIMFPGEEVTIAKGYLSIIEALASVLPAGLIQLGREVTKIEWQPECHRSVEVENGYGSRPVKLHFCDGSTMSADHVIVTVSLGVLKAGICGDSGLFNPPLPSFKTEAISRLGYGVVNKLFVQLSPSHDHEGKKLNKFPFLQMVFHRSDSELRHQKIPWWMRRTASVCPIYNNSSVLLSWFAGKEALELEKMKDEEILNGVSVTVTSLLSKSKSHELCNGNVNPVESSNGSEVKFIKVLKSKWGTDPLFRGSYSYVGVGSSGEDLDSMAKPLPESSKSGANACPPLQILFAGEATHRTHYSTTHGAYFSGLREANRLLQHYNCVGVSELLQH; encoded by the coding sequence ATGGTGGCCAAGAAGCCAAGGATTGTGATAATTGGAGCAGGAATGGCTGGTCTCACAGCTGCCAACAAGCTCTACACCTCCACTGGCTTCAAAGATTTGTTTGAGCTCTGTGTGGTGGAAGGAGGGACTAGAATTGGAGGAAGGATAAACACTTCTCAGTTTGGTGGTGACCGGATTGAGATGGGTGCAACTTGGATTCATGGCATTGTGGGTAGCCCAATTCACAAGATGGCTCAAGAACTCCACTCACTGGAGTCTGACCAGCCTTGGGAGTGCATGGATGGCTACCTGGACTCCCCCACAACCATGGCTGAAGGCGGGTTTGAGCTAGGCCCCTCCACGGTAGACCCTGTGTCCACTCTTTTTAAGAAACTGATGGATTTTTCTCAGGGGAAGCTGATTGAAGATAGTGTTTGCAGTGAAGAAGTTGATTATGTCAAGCTTGGAGCTAAGGCTTCCAAGGTCTCTACTATCAATGGTGGCGGCTTTGGCAAGCTCAGTGTTGGGACTTTTCTTCGGCGTGGCCTAGATGCTTACTGGGCTTCTGTCAAAGACCGAGAGGAGATCAAGGGGTATGGTAATTGGAGCAGGAAGTTGCTGGAAGAAGCCATTTTTGCAATGCATGAGAGCACTCAAAGGACTTACACATCTGCAGGTGATCTGTCAACTCTGGATTATGATGCAGAAAGCGAGTATATAATGTTTCCAGGGGAAGAAGTCACCATTGCTAAAGGTTACCTGAGCATAATTGAAGCTTTAGCGTCTGTTCTACCTGCTGGATTGATCCAACTAGGCCGGGAAGTCACCAAAATTGAGTGGCAGCCTGAGTGCCATCGATCAGTGGAGGTGGAAAATGGTTATGGAAGTAGGCCAGTGAAGCTACATTTCTGTGATGGATCGACTATGTCAGCTGATCATGTCATTGTTACAGTCTCTTTGGGGGTGCTTAAAGCTGGAATTTGTGGAGATTCAGGTCTCTTCAATCCTCCACTTCCCTCCTTCAAGACTGAGGCAATATCAAGGCTTGGATATGGGGTTGTCAACAAGTTGTTTGTTCAATTAAGTCCAAGCCATGACCATGAGGGGAAGAAGTTGAACAAGTTCCCATTCCTACAAATGGTTTTTCATAGATCAGACTCTGAACTGAGGCATCAAAAAATCCCGTGGTGGATGAGGAGGACAGCTTCTGTGTGTCCAATCTACAACAATTCAAGTGTGCTACTATCTTGGTTTGCAGGAAAAGAAGCTCTGGAGCTTGAAAAGATGAAAGATGAGGAGATTCTTAATGGGGTTTCAGTTACAGTGACAAGCCTTCTATCAAAGTCTAAATCCCATGAATTATGCAATGGGAATGTGAATCCTGTGGAGAGCTCCAATGGAAGTGAAGTGAAATTTATAAAGGTTCTGAAGAGCAAATGGGGCACTGACCCTCTCTTCAGGGGATCATACAGTTATGTGGGGGTGGGATCAAGTGGAGAAGATTTAGACTCCATGGCCAAGCCATTGCCTGAAAGCAGCAAGAGTGGGGCTAATGCTTGCCCTCCACTTCAAATTCTATTTGCAGGGGAAGCAACACACAGAACCCACTACTCTACAACTCATGGAGCTTATTTTAGTGGCCTCAGAGAAGCCAATAGGCTTCTGCAACACTATAACTGTGTTGGGGTTTCAGAGTTGTTGCAGCATTAG